A window of Chthoniobacterales bacterium genomic DNA:
GCACCGCGGCGATTGGCCGGACTGGTGGTCGGACGGTCTCGCCAGCATGCCGGACGAGACGCGTTTTTGCCGCACCGCGCAGCGTGGACTTGAGCGTCTGCGCGCGGCGCGCGAGACGCAGAGGTGGAATTTCGATGCCGCGGTCGAGAGGCGCATCGAACAGTCCATCGCGCTCTACTGCGAGCACACGTTCAACCATTCGGACTCCATGAAGTCGCCGTGGGACGGTGTGACCAAGCACATTGCCGCCGGCAAAACGGTCATCGCCAGCAGCGCCCTCTCCGAAGTGTGCGAGGCCGAGGACGAACTGAAGATCGCGCTCGGCGAAGCCCCGATGCGCCCGGGCAGGCCGTTTCTCTACCGCATCGTGAACCCTTTCCCGCATGCCATCGAGACGCTGGCCCCGCTCTATCTTGAATACTGCGACTTCCATGTGCGCGAGCTCGCGCCACGCCTGATCGACCATGAAACCGGAGAGGAGCTGGAGGCGCAAAAAACCGCCGCGCCGCGCGGCTGGGACTTCCTCATACCGCTCCGCCTCGATGCCGGTCAGTCGAGGGTCATCGAGCTGGCGGAAGGCTTCCCGACCGCCCGCTTCAACCGGATGCTAACCAACGATTCCATCCGCCCCGAACTGGCGAAAATGGACGCCCGCTTTGCCGGTGAGGAGTGTCCCGTCAGCGACCTGCGGTTTTCCTCTCCGCATGCGGAGGTCGCGTTCGACAAGGACACCGGTCTGGCGGCATGGAAAGACGCCTCCACCGGATTGAGCCTGCTCGCCGAGGGCGTGGCCTGGCCGCCGTTCACTCCGGTTTACGAACACACGCCGGTGGACAAACCGGATGATCCCGACACCCAGATGATGACGCGCACGCGGATGGGACGGAATCGCAAAGGCGCGAACGTGGAGCGGCATGCGGGCAATGTCCGAACGATCCGCCTCCTGGACAACGGCCCGCACCTCGCGGTTTACAGGATTGACTACGAACTCGCCGGCGCGCGCATGGCCGTGGTCGAGTTGCGCCTTTCGAAGCACCAACCGGTGGCGGATGTTGTTTTCCGCATCAACAAGGAATCGCTCTGGGATCCGGAAAATCTTTATCTGTCGCTGCCCTTCGACTGCGGTGAGGACAGCCAGATCTGGCTCGACAAGGCCGGGGCGGCGGTGCGCCCGGTGATCGACCAGCTCCCCGGCACGCTCACCGATTGGTATTGCCTGCAAAGCGGCTACGCGGTCTGCGGGAAAACTTTCGGCATCGCCATCGCCTGCCTCGATGCCCCGCTACTGCAGCTCGGCCCGCTCGAACCCGGCACGCGCCTGCTTGCCAACGGCAGCCTCCCGCAACGTCGGCCCGCCGACGCCCTCGGCTGGCTCATGACCAACTACTGGGAGACCAACTTCGAGGCCTCGCTCGGCGGATTCCACGAATTCCGCTACCGCATCCGCTGGGGCAAGGATCTCGCCGAGCCGCGACGCGCCCTCGACGTCTGCCGCAAGCTCGGACACGAACCCTTCGTCTTCCGCTGCACCGGGCCCGCAGAGCGGGAAGGCGCGCTTCGCCGGCTGCAGACTCATCGACCCCACGAAAAAAACATAACCTCATGAAAAACACACTGGTCATGACCGCAGCGTCATTGCTCCTGGCTACGCCGCAGGGTTGTGTGCCCGCAAACCATCACCCGCAGCCTCCCGCACCCGCGCCGATTTTCACCTACCCGATCCACGCCGATGGCGGCCTGGTTTATGACCCGCTCCGGCGGGAGGCGGAAAAAACCGGACAGCTCGCCCGCGATGCGAATGTTGAAGCGCGCGAGGTGTCGGTGCAATTGGGCGGCCTTGAGGCGAAATTCAAAGTGCCCGTCGCGGCGCGCGCCTATGACGTGGTCCCGGTGGGCTACGTGCTGCGCAATACCGCGGCGGAGGCCTCCGGTCCGGTGCACGTGTCGGCGACGGCGTTCGAGGATCCCGAACGTCGTGGCGGGCGCGATCTGGCGGACCTGTCGCTGCCGGCGGACATCGGTGTGAAATTCGATTTCCTCGGGTCCGTGACGGCGACCATTCGTCCGGGCGCTCCGCACCTGATGGCTGCGGATCTCTCCGACAAGCCATCCGACAAGTATCCGAACTATGACGCGGGCCCCTTGGTCCGGAGCGGCGTCGTCCAAGCGGGCGACTTGGTCTGGTTCAAATTCCGCATTACCAACACCGGCAACACCATCCTCGATCCCGAAGGCGTCGGCGCGTTTTTCCTCAAGCCCGCCATTTTCCGGCAAAAATACGACGGCAACTGGGAGCAAACCGGCATCCCTTACAATCGCTACATCCGCATTCTCGATTACCTCTACCCCGGCGAGAGCACCGAGGTCTGGATCAATTTCATGACCGACGCCAAGGAGACCCCGCAGGGCTTCGGTCTGCTTCCCGGGCGCTATCGCATCGGGATCGAAGGCCTCGCGCGCTTTGAAAAAGACCACGACTGGCTCGTCAATCTTTGGGAGGGCAGGACGGTTGCGCGCATGGAATGGGATTTCACCGCAGCCAAAGAGGCGATTGCCGTCGAGCCGTCATCCCCCCGGGTGACCTTCGAGAACTTCGGCGGCCAGCCGCGTTTGAACAAGTGGCTGCACACGTTCGAGGAATTCATGACTTCCTTCGAGAGCCAGCTCGGTGGCATTCCCCCCGGCGGTGAGGTCCGCGGAACCCTCCACCTGCAGATCGCGCCATGGACCAAGGATGTGGTTGTGAAGCTCCTGACCGGCGACCCGCCGCAGATCGCCACCGCCGCTTCGCCGCTTTCGGTTTCGGACGAAACCCTCGAGGTCGCCTTGATGCCGAACGCGAAGAACCTCGTTTGGAAAGGCGGGCGCTGGGTGCCGATGGTTGTCACGCAAACGATGGCGGACATGCGCGCCAACATCCAGCTCGGGCCGGATGTCGAAGGCAACGCGCGCGCCGACATCGCCAGGATGGAGGAAAGCGGGATCAGCGTCGTCACCACCACCGGCATGCCGTGGCTCTACGAATTCATCCGCTTTCCCTACATCCACAGCCAGCCGACACCCGAGTCGAACCAGAACGGGGATGCCTGGAAGTTTTTCCTCGATCTGGCGCGCGCCGACGGGATGCCGGTGGAAGGCTGGGGCAATTATCCGTTTGCCCGCGTGACCATAGGCGAGGTCGCCACCTGGCTCACCGGGAAACCTTTTGCGTTCGACACGGCTTGGCCGATGGAGGCCAGCCATGCGGACCCCAAGCTTCCGGAGGCGAATGCCCTTGTCTGGCTTTATCACTTCCGGCGCTGGGGCGACGTCTTCGCCCGCAATGCCGCCGGCCAGACGCCTTTTTCCGTGGAGGACACCCGCGGCTGGCTGCGCATGGACCTTCACATCCGCTATCCGCACGGCCCGGCCACGATCGCCGCCTTCCGCGACTGGCTGAAAAAACAATACAGCTCGCTCGACAAGGTCAATGCCGCGTGGGGCACCCGGTTCGCCGCATGGGAGGAGATCGACCCCGAGCGCGGACAGGTCGTCAACCGCTGGGACCATCGCTGGGAATACTCCGATTCCAACAACCCGTTCCACGACTGGTCGCCCGCCGTGCTGGATTTCGACAGTTTCCGCACGGAGTTGCGCGCGGAAAACTATGCGCGAACCCTGGAGCACCTGCGCAAGGAGGTTCCCTCGTCGGCACTCACCCTGCGCACCGAGGGGTCAAATGCCCTCGTCGCGGGAATCAATCCCGCCAGCCCGGATCCCCATCTCCGGCATGTCTATTACAGCCAGCGGCGGAATGCCATGATCGCCGAGATTCTGCAGAAGGCCGGAGTCCTCGCCTACCACTCGGACTACACAACACTGCCCTACACTCCGAGAGAAGTCCGCGAGCTCACCCGTGCTTGCGTCAAGCAGGGCATCACGCCCGCGTGGCTGCCGCAGTTCGATCACATGCGCGACATCGCCCTCAACGACAAATTCGGCACCGACGACTACACCCGCGCCTACAACGTGGACCGCCCGGTCAAGGCCACCATGATGCATGTGCTCACTGCCGTTTATCCGTGGTGGCAGGCCACCATCGGGGAGGGAGGCGTGCCGGGTATCACATGGGCCGATTACGAGTGCGACGGGTTCGTGACCACCACCCAGGCTCGCGAAATGAAGCTGTTCGAAAACCATCTCGCGATCGCCGCGGCAAGCCCCGAGGTGCGCAAGGCCGTCGATGCGTTTCCCCCGCCGCCGCCCAATCCTCCCGCCGCCGCCAAACGCAGTTTCGAAAACGCTGAACCCAAACCATCCAATCCATGAATTTATCACTCTCGAGAGCAACAAAGGCCACCGCCAGGGCCGGTCGTGCCAAATCCTTCCTCCAGCGTCTGACTCTGCTGGCTGTTGGCGCCTTGATGGCCCCCGGCGCGGTTCCGGCTTTTGCCGCAGAGCCCGCGGCGGCTGGGCATTCAGCAAATGCCACGACCTGGTCGATGCCTGGCGATTTCGACTCCCTCGGGAAATCGGACAGCGCGTGGAGTGCCGGACGTGCAGACATCCTCGACAGCAGCAGCTTCCGCGCTTTCACGGATTCCCAAGACGACGGGCAGTGGAGGATGCGGAACTTCGGAGACGTTGATCTATGGGAAAACGGCCTTGTTTGGTTCGCAACCAAAACGGCTTTTGGATTCGAGGCGGGCGAGATGGTGATCCATCCGGGAAATTCTCCCGATAAGGCCACCGCCATCCGTTGGACCGCCCCGGCAGCCGCGGAGAATACGACTTACCATGTGACCGGTTCATTTCGCGTCCCTGCCGACTCGGGTGACCGCGATTTCGTCATCCGGCTCGGAGACGAGATTCTTTTTGAAGCGCGGGGCTCCACGGCGGCGCAGGATTTCGATTTTGAGTTCACCGCCTCCGCTGGCCGGATGCTGGATTTCGTCATCGGCTGCGGCAACACATGGACAAACGAAGGTGCCGGCTTTGCCGTGACCATCAGCGAAAAGAAGGGGGCCAATGATTGACAACCCAACACTCCGATCCACCGTTTGCGGCATCGCCGCGGTTCTCTGCCTCGCGACGATGGCGCATGCGGAGGATTTACCGCTCGAGAATCCCGATTTCGCCCAAGGCCTTGCCGGGTGGACCCAGATCGGCTGGGGCAATGACAATCCCGGCATGGTCTATTCCACCAGCCCGGGAGCCCACATCTATCAAACTGTGCCGTCCCACACCATCAGCGCGGACAAGCTGAAATACACGGTCAGATATCGGATCGGCTCGATGGACCCGGCGCGCGGGTGGGAGTTCCCCGAGATGACGGTCAATCTGGTGACGCACGTAGGCGGTGAGGGGTATGCGAACAAGGGGGGGCGGACCATTGAGGCACCCACGGAGTATTCCGGCGAGTGGCAGGAGAAAACCTGGACGCTGGATGCCGACACCGCAGGGAAAAGCCTTGCGGTCTCGTTCAACCTTGGCGACCGGCAGGAGGGCAATGTCGCCGTTCACCTGTATGAGGTGCAGATCGCCTGCGAGGCCAGACCTCCCCCTTTGTCCCTTCGCGCGGAGCGCCGCTGGCCTGCGGCTATGGTGCCGCAACCGATCAAGGATGGCCCTTTTGCCGGGCTTTATCGCGAGGGCCCTCCCGGTGATGCCTCGGCGATGCGCGTGGATTTCGACGCCGAAAGCGGAGCCTTGATCCACCTCGGCTTGGATACCGAAGGCGGCGGACGCGAGAAGATGAACCTGCTGCGCGAGCCGGCGTCGGTTTCTGCCGGCAAGCTTGCGGACGGCAAGGTGGCTTCGTCCGCGCCAGGCCAGGTGAAGGTGGATGCCGCGGGCACGGAACTGGATTGGAAGGCGGGAGTGCCCGAAGGGGGGCTGACCCTGACCGTCGCCGCTCCGGCGCAATCGACGGACGATGTGGAAGTCCGGCTGCCGCTGCGCCCCGCGCTGTCCGCTGTCACAGTTCTCGGCGGGCGGTGGGAGAGGGACGGCACGGTGCACCCGCCGTTTCTGCTCAACGCCCCCGACCTCGGTCTGGTGCTGGTCAAGGCCACGCCCGCCGATGCCGGCACCGCCCGGATCCAGGGGATGCGGGATGGAAGCCACGGAAGCCGCAACAACAAGCTCGACTTATCCCTGATCTCGAAGGCGGCCGCCGGCAAGCCTGTGGTCTGGAGCTTCGAGCCCGTGCAGCTTCCGCCTCCTGAGGGTTTGAAGGAAACCGCGCTCTGGCCGGCCATCCGTCGCGGCTGGCTCAACGCGCTGCAGGCGACCGCCCCGTGGGGCGAAGCCTCCAGCACCGTCTCGGCTCCGCCCGGCCTCTATGCCAACAACGTGCTGAGCGACCTCGTGAGCGGCCTGATGCACTATTGGGGCGACGCGGTGCTTCTATCGCCGGCTTTGCCACAGGGCATCGAACTCAACGAAGCGATGCGCCGGACAGTGGACCATTTCCTGACCCGGACTTTTCCCATGGCGGCAACCAATCCGCGGATGAAGCTCATCCGCAGCGAGGCGGAAATCGCGGCACTTGGAAATTCCACAGTCATGGTTTCCGCAGAGGCCGATGGGGCCGTGCCGTGCTACCACGACCATATCCAGATGCTCGATGGCATTTCTGGCACGCTGACCGGTGCGTGGAATGTCTGGAAGGCGGACGGGAACAACCAATGGCTCGTCACGCGCTGGGAGGTGCTGGAAAAAATCGCCTCATTCCTCGAGCGCAATGACACCGATGGCGACGGTCTGGTGGAGTCCCCCAACAGCGGCAACGAAGGGACCTTCGCGATGGAGTTCGGTTCGGGCTCCAGTGCTTATGACACCGTCAACTCCGGCCACAAAGACGCCTTCATCAACATCCAGGTTTATCGCGCGTGGCTCGGATTGGCCGAGATGGCGGAGGCGCTCGGCCACCCGGATCGTGCCGCCCACTGGCGCGAGCGGGCCGCCAAGCTCCGGGCCGCCTTCCTTCCGTGTTTCTACAACCCGGAGACCCGCTGGCTCGGCTGGTGGCGCAGCCGGGATGGCGTCTTGCACGACTACGCCTCGCCGTGGATTACCGGCTTTGCGGTGAGAAACGGATTGCTCTCTCCCGAGGAGGGCCGGCCCATGTTGAAAAAGCTGTGGGCCAAGATCGATGAAGTGGGGTTCGATCGCTTCGACCTCGGAATCCCAACCACGCTCCTGCCCATCAAACCCGGCGACTACCACTACGGCCCGGGCGGCGACCGATCCGTGGCGTCCAATCCCTTCAAGCACTATCTGAACGGCGGGTGCTGCGTCAGCGACACGTTCCACTTCCTGGTGGCCTCCCACATGGCGGGTCTGGGCGACCGCGCCGACCGCGTGCTGGCCGCGATGCTCCAGCGGCAATGGGCGGGCGCGCATGAAAACGGCGGCGGTTTCCAGAATGGGATCGGCGGTGGAGGCGAGTTTTACACATGGGACGGAACCCCTTGCGGCTACGAGGGCCATCTCACTTACAGCTACACCTTCCTGCAAACCGCCCTGCTCCGCGAACCCGCCTTGCGCGAACGCCTCCACGGCAAACCCAGCGTGAAATGAGGCGGAAGAAGGAAAACCTCAACGCATGAAAATTCTCCTCCTGCTCACCTCCGCGCTGGCGACATCCGGATTTTCAGCTTTGGCCGCCGGGCCGACGCCTGCGGCCGCCCGACCCAATATCATCCTGCTGCTCACCGATGACCAGGGATTCCCCGATGTGCATCGGCACGGGCACCCGGCATTGAACACCCCGAGCATGGACCGGCTGGCGGACGAGGGCATTCGCTTCACGCAATTCCAGGTCAGTGGGGAGTGTGCGCCGACCCGGGCGAGTTTGATGACCGGGCGAAATGCGTTCAATGTCGGGGTCACCTGCACGTTTCTCGGCAAATACTATTTGCCCGAAAAGGTGCCAACGGTGGCGGAACTGCTGCGGGATGCCGGCTACCAGACCGCGATCATCGGCAAGTGGCATTTGGGCGAACACCTGCCTTCGCGTCCGCAAGACAAGGGCTTTGAATACACCTACATCCACAGCGGCGGCGCGCTGTGCGGACTTCAGGGCGATTTCTGGCAGAACAGCTACTTCAATCCGACGCATCTCAAAAACGGCCGGCCGCTGACCGCCCGCGGGTTTGCCACGGACATCCAGTTCGATGAGGCGATGCGCTGGCTGGGCAAGGAGCGCAACCCGGACAAACCGTTCTTCCTGTATCTGGCCACCTCGGCACCCCACGGGCCCTACACGCCGCCCAAGGAGGCGATGCAGCGGTTTCTGGATCTCGGCTACCACAAGGAAGTCGCCGGATTTTACGGGCTGATTGAAAACCTGGACCAGAACATCGGGCGGCTCCTGAACTATCTGGATGAGACCGGCCTCGCCACGAACACCATGGTGATTTTCATGGGAGACAACGGCACCGCTGTTTCCCACATGACGGAGTGGGGGCCGCTCTGGAACGCCGGGCTGAAAGGCGGCAAGAGCGCGGGCGACGAGGGCGGCACTCGCGTGCCCTGCTTCATCCGCTGGCCGGGCCGGATTCAGCCGGGTCGCATCAGTTCCGAGCTGGCGGCCCACTACGACATCCTGCCGACGCTTCTTGATATCGCCGGAGCGAAACACCCCGCGCCGGAATCGCTGGATGGCATCAGCCTGCTCGACCACCTGCTGCGGCCGGCCCGGCCCTTGCCCGACCGCGTGGTCCACAACATCGGCCATTTGTTCCTTCCGCCGACTCGGGATTTCGAGGGCGTGGATTACATGAACCGGGTCAGCGCCCGCACCAGGGACTTCCGGATGTGGCGGCGCGGCGGGCTTTATGCGGTGCAGGAAGACCCGGGGCAGACCGTGAACGTTGCCGCCGAGTATCCCGAGGTGCTGAAGCGGCTCGAAGCCAGCGTCACCCGGTTTTGGGAGGCGGGCACCAACCAAGCACTGGCCCCCGTGCATATCCATCTGGGCGACCCACGGCAGCCGGTGGTCATGCTGAGCTCGGTGGACTGGCATCCGCTGCAGTCGGGCAAGGAAGAATTTGCGATTCAAAAATTCGCGTTTTGGATGGGGCAGGGGATTTCGCAGGAGATGCTCGACTGGCAGAACAAGGGCCGGACTCCGAAAACGCTGGAAGCAAACAGGAGCCGGCTGAACGGCTATTGGAATGTGTTTTTCACCCGTCCCGGAACCTATGAATTTCGCGCCAGCATCGTGCCGCCGGCCGTGCGCTCGATGGTCCACCTCAAGGAGGGCAGGGTCTGGCTCAAGGTCGATGGAAAGACCGTCGCCCAAGCGCCCGTCACCGCCGGAAGCCGGGAAGCCGTCCTGCGGTGGACGGTCGAGAAACCTTTCCGCGGCGAACTGCAGGTGGTCTGGAGCGGGCAACTCCCCTTTGAATGCGAACTGGGTGCCTTCATCTGCGACGTGAGCCGCGTTGAATGAGGAATCGCTCGAAATCACTCAAACCATGAAAACTCAAACCATGAAAACACAACTGACTCTTGCCGCATTATTCGGTTTGTCCGCCATCTGCAGCGCATCCGGCGAGACATCTCCAATCGCGTTGAACGAGCGCTGGGCCGAACAATCCTTTGCCGCCAATCCCGCGCCGCTGTCGGGCCACCGTTTGGTCGTGGTTCGAAACGACGACCCGGCCAACGCTCCGGTCATGCTGAACCGTTCCGTGAGCGGGAAGGCGTTGCGCCTGGCGGACAAGACCTACGAGCGCGGGCTCGGACTCAACGCCCATGTCGTGATGCGGGTGACCTTGGAAAAACCGGCGACGCGTTTTCTTGCCGACATCGGCGTGGACCGCAATGCGGACGGGCAGGTGGCCTCGGTGAGGTTCCGGGTTGTTTCCGGTGGCAGGGAGCTGTTTGTTTCCGACGTTCTTCGTCCCGGCAGCCGGCAGAGCATCGATGTGCCTCTGGACGGGGCGACGTCCTTCGACTTGATTGTGGACAATGGCGGTGACGACCGGGCTTGGGACCAGGCGAATTGGTGCGATCCGCGCATCGAACTGACCGATGGCGAGGTCGTGTGGCTGGATCAACTGGCCCAACAGGGCGGTCCGCTCGGCGGCGTGCCGTTTTCGTTTGTTTATGGGGGCAAGCCGTCCTCGGAGCTGCTGCCGAAATGGAAGGCGGAGGAAAAAGTGGAGGAGGTGGACGCCAAGACGCGCCGCCGCACGCTGACCTTCACCGATCCGGAGACGGGGCTGGAAGTGAAGGCGGTGGCGGACATCTACCTCGACACGCCGGGCGTGGACTGGACGGTTTATTTCACGAACAAGGGTGGGAAGGACACGCCCATTCTCGAGCAGGTGCGGGCGGTGGATGTGGCCATCAATCCTCCGTTGGCCCGTTCCGAAGCCAGCGACGGCAACATCACCGGACTCATGAGCGTCGCGGACCGCTCAAGCAGTCTGACCACCAAGAACAATCCGATCTTGGGACGGCTTCACGGCACGATCGGTTGTGTCCGGTTCAACATCGAAGACTTCATGGCCTATGACGAGGAAGTGGTGGCGGGCAAGCGGATCGAGTGGGGCACGCCGAGCGCCTGGTCGTCCTTCCAGGAGTTTCCCATGTTCACCCTCGACTGGGGTCGTGCCGGTGTGGTGACCGCCATCGGCTGGACCGGGCACTGGGTGGCTTGCGTGGACCGCAGCGGACCTCAAATGCGTGTGAGCGCTGGCATGCGCAACCTGCGCACCATGCTGCACCCCGGCGAGACCATCCGCAGCCCGCGCGTGCTGCAGGTCTATTGGGAGGGCGGCAACCGCCAGATGGGCGACAACCTGTTCCGCCGCACGATGCTGGCGCGCATTGTGCCGCAGGACGACAAGGGCCAGCCGGTCTTTCCGCCCTTTGCCCCTCCCACGTCGTCGTTCTACGAAGGCAACAAGTCCACCGAAGCCAACGAGCGCAGCCACATCGACTCGTTGGCGGGCTTGGGTTTCGAGTATTACTGGCTGGATGCGTGGTGGATGAAAGGCGGCCACCCGCATGGCATGGGGCACTGGGGGTTCCCGATCGAGCGCGGCTATGATCCCGTCCGCTTCCCGAACGGCGTGAAGCCCGTCCGCGATCACGCCGCGAAGCAGGGCATGAAGTTCATCCTGTGGTTCGCTCCCGAGGAGATCTGGCCGAACACGGACCTTGCCAAAGAGCATCCGGAGTGGGTAATGAAGCCCGGCCCTCCCGGCCCCATCGATTTTACCAAACCGGAGGCGCGGGAATACATCACACGCTACATGAACACAGTCATCAAGGAGTGGGGCATCGATTGGTGGCGCAGCGATGGCGGCCCTTCGCTGAAGCATTGGACAGACAATGACACCGATCCCAATCGCACCGGCATGACCGAGATGCGCTATGTCGAGGGCTACTATGCGTTCTGGGACGCCATGCGCGCGGCCAACCCCGGTCTGATGCTCGACAACTGCGCCGGCGGGGGAACCCGCATCGACCTGGAAACCTCCTCGCGCTCGCTCGCGCTCTGGCGCACCGACAGCGCCGTGTGGAGCGTGAACGGCCATGTGCGCGGCAGCGACTCTCCCGCCAAAGAAGAAACGGCCATCCTCAACCAATCCATCAACCATGGGCTCAATCGTTACGTGCCGTTCAGCACGTCAGGCACGGTCGGAGCGGAGCCGTATTACTTGCGAAGCGCGTTCAACGGCGGTCTCACGTGGTGTGAAGATGTCCGGCCCGCCGGTTATCCTCGCGAGTTGCTCAAACAGGGCGTCGCCGAGGGCAAGCGTCTGCGCAAATACCTGCTGGGCGACTTCTATCCGCTGACCAAACCCACCGCGAGTGCCGAGCAATGGTGCGCGTATCAGTATCATCTCCCGGAGTCGGACGAAGGTGCGGTGTTTGTGTTCCGGCGCCACCAAGCCCCTTACTACGGCTTGCAACTGAACCTGCAGGGTATTGATCCGGACGGGGACTACGAGGTGACCGAGGCCCGCTCGTATTCCCCGGAAAAGCCCCGCCGCATGAAAGGCGCGGACCTGCAGCGCTACGGAGCCATCATCGAAGACCTGCCCGGTTCGCTGCTCATTGAATACCGCAAATTGACCAAATGAAGCAGCCAGACCAGCCGCTTTGCCTCTTGAGTTTGCGCGCTTGCGCAGGCGACCAGGCGGTCGCGCCAGATGCTCGGACCCTCCGCGGCGGCAGCCGGGCGGTTTGCATCGAGTTTATGACAAGCTCGTTTCGATTTTGGCGAGGCGGAATGCTCTTCCTGGCCTTGACCCTGACCGGCAGTGCCCTGGCGGCGGACGCGCAAGCGTTGCTGCCCCAAAGCGTCGAACTTACCCGACGCTGGGCCGACGCCGCCTTCGGCGACCCCGCCACGGGGGCGCCTCCCACCGCGGCCTTCCCCTTTTCCTTCCTCTACGGAGGACGCCCTTCCTCGGACTTGCTGGGGAAATGGACCCGCACCCTCACCGAGGTCCAACCCGATCCCAGCTGCCGGGTGCGGACGCTCACCCTCGCGGATCCGGAGACCGGGCTCACCATCGAAGCGCGCATCACCCTTTACCTGGACGTGCCCGGCGTGGATTGGGTCTTGCGGTTCACCAACCGGGGTAATCGGGATACGCCGATCCTTGAGGAGTTGTGCGCCCTCGACTCGACGCTGCCGCTGCCGTCCCCCTCGACCGTGGCTGACGAGCCCGTCGTCGGGTTGATGGGCCTGGACGGCGCCAGCCCGCCGCCCACAAAGGCCCACGCACCCGAGCCCGTGCTGCGCCGGCTCCGGGGGTCCTTCGGCGGGCCGGTCTATGATCTGAGCGAATTCACACCCTTGGACGACCCTCTGCCGGTCGGGGCCAAAGTGTCCTGGCAACCGCGCGACAATCGGTCGTCCTTCCAGGCCTTCCCGTTTTTCACGCTCGACTGGGGGCGCGGGGGCGTGGTGACCGCGCTGGGCTGGACCGGGCAATGGACCGCCACGGTCGAGCGTCGCGACCAGGCTCTGCGGGTTTGCGCCGGGTTGCGCAACCTGCGACTGAGCCTCAAGCCGGGCGAGAGCATCCGCAGTCCCCGCGTGCTGCAGGTCTATTGGGAGGGCGGCGACCAGTTTGCCGGTTACAATTTGTTCCGGCGCACCATGCTGGCCCGTATCCTGCCGCGCCACGACGGAGAGGTGCTGTTTCCGCCCTTTGCCCACGCGACTTCTTCGTTTGTGGAAAATAATAAAACGACCGAAGCCATCGAGCGCAGCTATATCGAATCCTTCAAAGACCTCGGATTCGAGTGCTACTGGCTCGATGCCTGGTGGGTCAAAGGGGGACATCCCAAGGGCTTGGGCCATTGGGGCTTTCCCATCACCCGCGGCTATGATCCGGTGCGCTTCCCCAACGGGATCAAGCCGCTGAGCGACCTGGCGCACCGTTACGGCCTCGATTTCCTTCTCTGGTTTGCCCCCGAAGAAATCTGGCCCGGCACGGACTTGGCCCTGGAACACCCCGAATGGGTGATGAAACCCGGCCCGCCCGGCCCCATTGACTTCACCAACCCGGAGGCCCTTGACTACATGACCCGCTACATGAACGAGGCCATCCAGGCCTGGGGCGTGGATTGGTGGCGCACCGACGGGGCCCCGTCCCTCCATCACTGGCAGTCTGCGGATCGGGACAACAACCGCCTCGGCCTCACCG
This region includes:
- a CDS encoding arylsulfatase, translating into MKILLLLTSALATSGFSALAAGPTPAAARPNIILLLTDDQGFPDVHRHGHPALNTPSMDRLADEGIRFTQFQVSGECAPTRASLMTGRNAFNVGVTCTFLGKYYLPEKVPTVAELLRDAGYQTAIIGKWHLGEHLPSRPQDKGFEYTYIHSGGALCGLQGDFWQNSYFNPTHLKNGRPLTARGFATDIQFDEAMRWLGKERNPDKPFFLYLATSAPHGPYTPPKEAMQRFLDLGYHKEVAGFYGLIENLDQNIGRLLNYLDETGLATNTMVIFMGDNGTAVSHMTEWGPLWNAGLKGGKSAGDEGGTRVPCFIRWPGRIQPGRISSELAAHYDILPTLLDIAGAKHPAPESLDGISLLDHLLRPARPLPDRVVHNIGHLFLPPTRDFEGVDYMNRVSARTRDFRMWRRGGLYAVQEDPGQTVNVAAEYPEVLKRLEASVTRFWEAGTNQALAPVHIHLGDPRQPVVMLSSVDWHPLQSGKEEFAIQKFAFWMGQGISQEMLDWQNKGRTPKTLEANRSRLNGYWNVFFTRPGTYEFRASIVPPAVRSMVHLKEGRVWLKVDGKTVAQAPVTAGSREAVLRWTVEKPFRGELQVVWSGQLPFECELGAFICDVSRVE